TGGCCACGGTGCGGGCGCTGGCCTCCACCCACTTGAGATCGCTGGCCTGGCCGGCACCGAGCCCCCGGGTCTTGGTGGGGGTGTTCACCGAGAGGAACACCATGTCGGCAGCGGCGATCGCGTCCTCCACGGCCGTGGAGAAGACCAGGTTGCGGCCGCGGCAACGGCCCACCACCGCATCGAGGCCGGGTTCGTAGACCGGCAGACGGCCCAGGTCGGGATCATTCCAGGCCGCGATCCGCTCCGCGTTCAGATCCACCACGGTCACCGCGATGTCGGGACAGCGATCGGCGATGACCGCCATGGTGGGCCCTCCCACATAGCCCGCGCCGATGCAGCAGATGCGACGCGGAAGGGGTGGGGCCACGCTGGCTGGAGATCAGCTGGCCGTGACGGTAGGACAGCTCCCCGACGCCGCCCCGCCAGTCCTCTCGGGGTGCCGCTTCAGGGCTGGGGCGGCGTTCCCGGAGTAGGGGTTCCAGGCGAAGGCAGCATCGGCGACGAAGGAGCCGGTGATGGGGGCACTCCAGGTTCCAGCTCGGGCATGAACGTCCTCCAGCCCAGGACATGAATCGGGTTGAGCACCTCGTAGGGCCCGTCATCGATGGCCACGTCCAGCAGGTCGGGGCGGCCGGCCCGGACCTTCAGGCCCTCTTGCAGGGGAATACGTTGCTGCTCGCCCTTCTTCAGGGTGTCGAAGTAAACCACCTCTCCCTCCAGGGTCTGGACCTCGAGCCAGGCCGTTCCCCTGGACCGCAGCGTGAGGTCCTGATCCTGGCGACGTGGTGGTGCCGGTTGTTGGGTCGCGGGAGTCACCGTCCGCGGCGCTGTCCCCGTGGTGGGCGCAGCACCCTGACGCCGCAGACCCTCCACCCCGATCACCAGGGCAGCCACCCCGAAGGCGGAAACGACAGCCACCAGCGGCAGGCGCAGCCGGGGAGACACCGACGACCGCAGGGCGCGGCTGCGCTGAAGGGCACCATCACGCACGCGGTGCCAGCTGCGGCCCATCCCACGCTGCCAGCGCCGCAGCCTCAGGGAGGCCGGCCGACGCGATCGCGGCTCCTCCGCTGGGGGCAGTCCTCCCTCCACCGGCTCCAGCACAACCGGTGGCAGGGCCGGACGATCTGGGGGCGCCGAGGGCAGCGCCCCGTCCAACTGGCTCTGCAACGCACGGCGCTCATCGAGCAGGCGTTTGATGTCCTGGGCCAGACCCTGCACCTGATGGCGAAACTTCGCTTCGTAGATGGCTGGGAGTTCGTCGATCAGGGCCTGGTACTCGGCCAGCTCGGTGCGGGCCAGATCGAGTTCCCGCTCCAGCGTCTCGATCGACTCCGCCTCGGAGGGGCCTGGCTCCTCAGGGCGTGAGTTCGGCGTTGGCGCTTGCTCCATGGCAGGGGGGCGCAGGACGGCACCAGCAGAACAACAGACAGTGGCGAGCAGTGGCGAGACCGGAGGGTCTCGACCCTGAAGGCGGGGGCTACAGGCTAGAAGCTGCTGGTGCCCAGGAAATCGCGCACCTGGCGGGTACCGGGCTGATAGCCGTAGCCGAAGGCGCCGCCCTGCTCATCATTGATGATGCGCGGTGTCACCATGATCACGAGTTCGCGCTTCTCCTTCTGATTGGAGGTGCTGCGGAAGAACTGACCGATCAGGGGGATATCGCCGAGGATCGGCCACTTGCTCACCACCGAGCGATCGAAGTCGGAAATCACACCCGTGAGGATCAGCGTCTGGCCATCCCGCACGCGCACGGCGCCGGTGTCGAGGCGACGGACGCTGAGAATGTTCAGGTTGGAGCCACAACCTTCTGGCGCCTGCTCCTGGCCGGTGATGGCGGAGACACTTGGAGAGAGCGCGAACGTGACAAAGCCGTTGTCGTCAATCTTCTCGATCCGGGCGCCGAGCACCAGGCCGGCCGTGGACACTTCGGGATCGCAGACGATGTTTCCACCGCCCTCAGGCGTGGTGACCTGATAGTTCGTCACCACGTTGGTGCCGACCCGAACAACACCCTCGTTGGCACGGCGCCGACCGATGGGGGAATCCGGGCTGTATTCATCCAGTCCGCCAGGGGAGTCCGTGCTGCCGGTGATTCCAGCGCCACGCAATTCAGCGGCATTCTCCTGGAGGATGAGGGTGGGGCTGGCCAACAACTTGGTCGAGCCAGACGTGATCTGGGCACGAACGAAGTCGTAGAACGTGTCTTCGGCGTAATTGTTGCCTGGATTGCCTGGCGTGCTTGCCACATCAAGACGGTTGGAGAAACCACCGTTGTTGCTTGATCTTGTCCTTGAAACCGTACCATTTCGCCCAAGGATTCGTTGAACCGTGCGCTCAACTCGATTGAGGTTGTTCTGTGAGGGAGTCAGAACGAAGCTTTCTGCGCCAGTCGTCGGATCTGTGATCCGCTCAAGGGTACTGCCCGTTTCATTTTCAATCCGGCTGAGAATATTCCGGTTGAGAGATCGATTCCGAGTTGCAGTAATCGAAAGCGAACGGGCAAACCCACTGTTATTTCCGCCGGCGGTCAGTCGCTGATTGGGAGGGCCATTTTCAGTGGTGAATTGACCATCGCTGAACTCGATGCTATCCGGCTGATTACGTCGGAAGGCATCGGCCTGAGGCGGCAGATTTCTCCCAAATGCTCCAAGCAGAGCGCCATTGTCATTCACAATGAAGTTATTGCCGAAGCGGAACGCGAACGAGTTGTCGATCGCGGCATCGTTCTCGAGGCTCACATCCAGGAGCTTCACGTTGAGCGCCACCTGGCGCTGCCGCAGGTCCAGTTGCCGGAGGTATTGCTCGGCGATGGTCACAATGGCCGGATCACCCACCATGGTGATGGTGCCCAAGCGGGTGTCGGTGGTGGCACGCAGGCCGATCAGGGGACCGGTGGACGCCCCGTAGGCCTCCACGGTGGTGACGCTGCTGGCCTGGGTGGTCTGGGCATTGGGGGCCGAGGAGATGGCTTCTCCCTGGGACACGCCCTGGGTCACCGAGGTGGTGATGGTGTTGGTCTTGGTGACGGAAGCACCGAGGTTGGCCAGATAGTCAGCCGCCGCATTCGGCCCCACCTGGTTGAGGCGATAGACCTTGGACACCTGGGCCCCGAAGCTCTTGGAGAGGGCATTGGGGCCGGCGAAGATCATGTTGCCCTCCAGCTTGCCCTGCAGACCGGCCGCCAGCAGGGTGGTGTTGAGGGCTCGGGAGTAGGACTCTCCCCGGAAGGAGATCGAGAGGGGCCGGGTTCCAGGATTCGTGGCAGCGGCGTTCTGTGCCGCGCCGGCCAGGGGCTCATCCACATAGGCGAAGCCGTAACCGCCGAGCTGGGCAAGGGCCATCAGGGCATCACGGGCCGGCGCATTCTTGAGCGTCATCGTGACCGAAGGACCGGACACGTTCACATAGCCGGGATTCCGCAGCGTCATCGTGCCCACGGCCATGTCCCCCAGCGGCGGGGCCACAGCCCTGGGCTGAAGCGGCGGGGCATAGCTGGGCAGCGGCACCGCACCAGGCTGGGTGAGATTCACCCGGTTCACCTGCAGCGAAGCCTGGGGAACCGGTGAGGGGAAGGCGATGATCAGGTTCTGACCATCGGCGCTCACCACGGGCCGGCTCAGCGTCACGCCGGGCATGGGGGTGACGCCGATCGAGAAGCTGCTGCCACCGCCATCGAAGCTGATGGTCTGCAGTCCCACCTCCGGGAGGGAAAGCCTCTGGGGGCCGAGCTTGAGAGCCGAAGGGGTAGCCGTGAACAACTGCCCCTGCCATCCAGCGGCATCACTGGATTGCTGCAACTGGGGAGAGATGCCGGTGCCCTCGATCAGCAGCTCCACGGAATCGGGAAGCCGCCTCACCTTCAGCTGCACCGCTCCGGTGATCTCCGGCTGCGCGCCTGCTGAGGGTGCCGTGGCCGCAGGCACCCTGGGCGCCGCGTTGCCGACGGGTGCCAACCAAGCGATGGCAAGGCATCCGGTAACCCAGCCTGAAAGCAGCAGGCGAGAACTCATGAGCTTGGCCAACGTGCCCGACACCAGTTGTGGGCGGATCTTACCGACCAAAATTTGACGCCACTACCACCGCGCTGGCAGCTGCTGCACTGCCACGACCAACACTGCTGCTGCAAGCCAGGCCATGGCGGGCGATTGTCACCACCAGAACGGCAGCGACCTGCTCAGGGCTGGGCCGGAGGCGGGGCTGCGGGAGCTCCTTCAGCCGGAGCAGCGGGAGGCTTCGCTGGCGGCGGTGGCTTCAACCCACCTTCGGGAGCCTTGTAATAGGTCAGCAGCAGCTTGAGTTCAGGGATCGTGGCCTTGGCAGCTGCAGCACCCCCCGTCTGGGGGGCGCCGGGTTTCTCCACCAGGGCCATGGTGAACTGGCTGGGCACCGCCAGCAGACTGAGTTTCTCCACCGCGCGGAGGAACGTGAGCAGGCTTGGGGTGTTGCCCCGGGCGGTGACCAGAACACGCTCGGAGCTGAGGCCCGCTTCCTCCAGGGGTGGCTTGGGAGGTGGTGGTGCCGCTGCAGCTCCCGGCTGCTGGGCCGGCTGTGCCTCGGCCGCGGCGGGCTGGGCTGGCACGGGCTCGTACAGCTCCAGCTGCACCGCCGCCCGGGTGGCCTCCCGGTCGATCTGGGAGAGGAAGGTGAGGAACTCTCCACTGCCCTCGATCAGGTTGAGGATGCGCCGTTGCTGCCGCTCCGCTTTCTCCTGGTTCTGGGCCGTCTGATCGATCTGGCCCCGGAGCAGAGGAATCCGCTGCTGGAGTGCCAGCAGTTCATCGAGGCGTTCGGAATCGGTGCGAAGCCGCAGCCATTGGGGCACGACAAGAGCTCCGATCACCAGCGCGGCCAGAAGGCCGCCGGCGGCGATGGGCAGCCCGAGAAGCAGGCGCTGACGCAGCTGCAGCTGCTGCGGACTGACGGAGGCCTGAAGATTGGTCATGGCAGCAGTCCTTCCTTCTGAAGCAGGGCAAGGCGGCGGGCGAGGCCCTCGGCACCGAGCTGCTCAAGGATCAGCTTCTCGGAGGCCGGCGGCAATCCCTCCCGGAAGGAGAAGCGCAACTCGAAGGCCACGGCAGGGGCGAGAAGGTTGCTGTTGGCATTGCTGCGGTCACGGGAGGCCTTCAGGAGCGTGACGCCCTTGGCGGAATCCACCAGAGGAGATCGCTTCAGATCGAGCTGGAGCGCGTTGATCCGCACGAAGGCCTGGGGATCGTTGGCCACTCCTTTGAGCACCATGTCCTGCTCCTGCTGCTGGGCATCGGTGAGCTGCACCCCCTCAGGCACCCGCAGCTGCAGGTCGCGCATCAAGGCCGAGGAGGAGCGGGTGCCGATCAGTCCTTGCACCAGCTTGCGGTTGGCATCCTGCACCTGCTTGAGCTTGGCGTTGCTGGCGATCAGCCTGCTCTGCAGTTGCTGCTCCTCGGCCTCCACCGTGGCCAGCCGGTCCAGTTCACCCCGCACATACAGCCCCCTCAGGAAGAGGAGGGCACTGATGCCGAGGGTCAGGCCGAGGATGCCGGAACCGATGGCGACCCCCTTGAGCAGGGTCTGACGGGTGGTTTGCTGCGCCTCTGCGGGTTCGGGCAGGCCCAGAGATTCGCGCTTGTCGCGAAGAAGATCGAATGGTGTTGTGATCATCGGGCTCTGTCCAGCTCAGCCAGACCCTTCAGGCCAAGCGTACCGAAGCCGGCCAGTTCGATCTGCTGGAACTCCAGTCCCATCGCCTGCTCCACAGCCTCGAGGCCCTCGAGCGGCTGGGTCACCAGCAGACGCGAACGGGTACAACCGAACTGGGCCTCGCAGAACGCAAGCGCCCGTTTCAACTCGGGAATCAGCTCCTGGGAGGACAGGGGGAGCGTGCGTTCGAACTCCGGGGCACCTGCCACCCACACATCGAGGTGACAGTGGCTGCTGGTGGGTTGCAGCACTCCCACCATGGTGCCAGGAGTCGTCGTATCGATCTGGTCCCGCAGGGCCAGGATCTGGCACGCCTGGGCCGGAAGCAGGTGGCGGAACCTGCCGCCGGCGATCGCGAACAGGTCGATCCAGGCCTCCACCGTGCTGGTGGGCGCGGCCACCAGCAGCGAACGGGCCGTTCTGCCGGGCAGGGGCTGAAGATCGATGGCCGCGGAGCGCAGGGCGAAGGGAAGCCGCAGATCAGGATTCAGCTCCCGCAGGGCGGCGACCGGCTCCTCGGGGCAGACACCACCCGGCCAGGTGATCACCCGCCAGGCACTGGCCTGGCGCGGGAGCGCCACCACCAGATTGGCCATCACCGTGGCGTGCTCCAGCAGCAGGTCACCCACGAAATCACCGAGCGCGTCAGGGGCGATGGGCACCCCGTCCCGAAGGGTGCGGGCCGGAACGGGCGCTTGCCAGGTGGGCGGATCGGCATTGCCCGTCTTCATGGTCTGCCCCACCAGCAACTGGGGGTCGGAGAAATCGAGCAGCACCGTGCGCGGAAAAATGTCCGCCCTCAGGGGGCGTAACCGTTCCCTGATCCCCGCGAGTACCAAGGGTGTCCACGTCGATTGCGGCAAAGCTACCGAACTTTCGGAAACCGGCCACCACGAAAGGCATCACCGCCATGGAAGGCCCGTGCCCACGGCCTGACCGATGTGCGCGAGTCGATGGCGATCGAGCTGCCGGCTGAGCCCCTCCAGGATGGCCGGCACCAGAGCCGGGCCGGCGTAGATCCAGCCGGTGTAGAGCTGCACCAGCGAGGCTCCGGCGGCGATCCGCTCCCAGGCGGCCTCGGCGGAATCGATCCCCCCCACCCCGATCAGCGGCAGGGCCGGGCCCGCCGTGGCCCGCAGTCGGCGCAACACTTCCAGCGCCCTGGCCCGCAAGGGTGCGCCGCTCAACCCACCGGGCTCCTCCGCCAGGGTGCGTCCCGTCTGCACCAGGCGCCGTTGTTCCAGACCGAGGCGGTCCAGGCTGGTGTTCACGGCGATGACCCCGGCCAGGCCCTCCTCGTAGGCCATGCGGGCGATGGCGTCGATGGCGTCGTCCTCCAGGTCCGGCGCGATCTTCACCAGCAGCGGCGGGCAGGCCGGCAACCGCCGCAGACGCTCCACCAACCGGCGCAGCAGCACCTCATCCTGCAGATCCCGCAGCCCGGGGGTGTTGGGAGAACTCACGTTGATCACGGCGTAGTCCGCCAGGGGAGCCAGCAGCTCCAGCGAGGCCGCGTAGTCGTCGGGAGCCTGCTCCAGGGCCGTGACCTTCGACTTGCCGAGGTTGATGCCGAGCACGGCCGGCCGCTGGCCCGGCGGGGGCAACCGCTGGCGCTCCAGGGTGCGGCGGGCGGCCTGGGCCCCCTGGTTGTTGAAGCCCATCCGGTTGAGCGCGGCCCGCTCCTGGGCCAGCCGGAACAGGCGGGGGCGGGGATTGCCGGGTTGGGAGTGCCAGGTGATGGTGCCGAGCTCCGCAAAGCCGAAGCCGAAGCGATCCCAGATGGCCGCCGCCACGCCGTCCTTGTCGAAGCCGGCCGCCAGGCCCACCGGGTTGCTGAAGCGGCAGCCGAACAGGCTCTGCTCCAGCCGCGGATCGGGACGGCGCAGCTCGCCCCCGAGGCCCTCGAGCACCCCACTCACCACGGGCCAGCGACGGCGCAGGGAGGCCTGGGCGAGGGCCGCCAGGGTGAGGCGGCTCAGCTGCTCCGCGTCGGCACCCGCATCCTGGGAGAGCAACGGGCCGACGAAGCGCTGATACAGCGCGCCGGTGGTGCTGGCTGCTGCCCCTGCCTGTCCCACCGTCGCACCGCCCTGTGCGCCCTCCCCCATCTGTGCTGTTCAGCGGCCATCTCCCAATCCTGCCGTCCCGCGCCGCAACCGCCAGCGGCCGTCCCCGATCGGCTCCACCCGCCAGTCGCGCCACGTCCAGGGCCTGGTGCGGCGCTCCAGGTTGCGCAGGGGCTGCTCCACCAACTGGGCCAGTTCCACCAGGGTGAGGCCGTAGGCCTGCTCAGCCACCCGATCGGCCCATTCGAGCCGGCTCAGCAGCTGCTGCAACGCCGCCGGAGCCGGATCCTCACCAGACGCATCACCCAGTGCAGTCGGCTCGCGCCCGGGCCGGGGCTCCACCGCCTCTGGGGCCATGGCGGGAACGTCGGCCTCCAGCCGCGCCATCCCGAGCACCTCACCCTCCTGCAAGGGAGGAATGCGTCCGCGGGAGAAGGCCACGGCGATGGTGTCGCAGCGCTCGTTGTCGGGATCGCCGCTGTGCCCCCTCACGTGGCGCAGCGGCACGTCAGCCAGCCGGGCCCGATCCAGCTTCTCCCAGAGATCGCGGTTCAGCACGGCGCCGCCGGACGCCGTGCGCCATCCCTTCCGTTTCCACCCCTGGATCCACTTGCCCAGGCCATCGATCAGATAACGGCTGTCGGTGCGGATGGCCAGGTCGGGGTGACGGGGCAGATCGCGCAGGGCCTCCAGCAGCGCCAGGGCGGCGGTGAGCTCCATGCGGTTGTTGGTGGTGTCCGCTTCGGCACCCCCCATTTCGTGAACCGACCCATCCTCGAAACGCAGCAGAGCCCCCCAGCCCCCCGGCCCCGGATTGCCGCTGCAGGCCCCATCACAGGCCGCCGCCACCACTCTCACCGGCCGACTCGCCACTGGACACTCCTGAAATCTTCGCTAGAGAGACTCTCTAATCTGTGCTGCCCTCCGGGCAGAAAGGGCCATGGCCAGCACACCAACCCCACCCCTCCTGCCGTCATCCTCCCGCCTGCGGTCCCTGCGTCTGCCGCTGGCCCTCGGCGCCACGGCCCTGGGCACGGGCGCCGCTGCCCTGCTGGGCAGTGCCCCGTCCGAGCGCGCCCAGGCGGCCAATCTGTTCGGCAGCCAGCCGATCGCCGCAGGCCAGGCCATCGCCCTGGCCCAGCCTCTGGCAGGAGGCCGCTGGAACCTGATCGTGCTGGAACAGCTCCAGCCCGAGCCTCCGTGCTGGCGTGAATTCCCCGATGGGTCAGTGGTGTCCTACGACGGCGACGTGGCTGAGGGGGTCTGCGGCCGCTACCTCTCAAGCAGCGCCTACTCCCTGCGGGTCAACGACAGCGACCTCAGCAGCCCCTGGCGGCTGAGGGTCGAGAGCACCAACGGGGAGCTGCGGCTGATGGCCAGCAATCCCCAGCACACCACCCTGATTCCCGTGGCCACGGGCCGGGCTGCCGCCAACGGCCTGTCCGCCCTGCAGCTGGCCCCGGGCTGGAGTTTCCAGCGCCGCACCTACGGCAGCGAAACCCTGCGGCACCTCTACATGGCCCATGCCGAGCCCCTGCCGGTGCTGATCGCCCGGGCCCGGGGCGGCGGCGAGCTGGCGTCCCTGCCGGCGGTGACCCCACCCCCCTCGGTGGCCTCCGCCAGCCGGCTGGAGCGCACCAGCCGC
This sequence is a window from Cyanobium sp. PCC 7001. Protein-coding genes within it:
- a CDS encoding DUF3747 domain-containing protein produces the protein MASTPTPPLLPSSSRLRSLRLPLALGATALGTGAAALLGSAPSERAQAANLFGSQPIAAGQAIALAQPLAGGRWNLIVLEQLQPEPPCWREFPDGSVVSYDGDVAEGVCGRYLSSSAYSLRVNDSDLSSPWRLRVESTNGELRLMASNPQHTTLIPVATGRAAANGLSALQLAPGWSFQRRTYGSETLRHLYMAHAEPLPVLIARARGGGELASLPAVTPPPSVASASRLERTSRLGRLDSRVSRTTSRPTSRPTGVVALEVVPYGS
- a CDS encoding ribonuclease H codes for the protein MVAAACDGACSGNPGPGGWGALLRFEDGSVHEMGGAEADTTNNRMELTAALALLEALRDLPRHPDLAIRTDSRYLIDGLGKWIQGWKRKGWRTASGGAVLNRDLWEKLDRARLADVPLRHVRGHSGDPDNERCDTIAVAFSRGRIPPLQEGEVLGMARLEADVPAMAPEAVEPRPGREPTALGDASGEDPAPAALQQLLSRLEWADRVAEQAYGLTLVELAQLVEQPLRNLERRTRPWTWRDWRVEPIGDGRWRLRRGTAGLGDGR
- a CDS encoding PilN domain-containing protein, with product MITTPFDLLRDKRESLGLPEPAEAQQTTRQTLLKGVAIGSGILGLTLGISALLFLRGLYVRGELDRLATVEAEEQQLQSRLIASNAKLKQVQDANRKLVQGLIGTRSSSALMRDLQLRVPEGVQLTDAQQQEQDMVLKGVANDPQAFVRINALQLDLKRSPLVDSAKGVTLLKASRDRSNANSNLLAPAVAFELRFSFREGLPPASEKLILEQLGAEGLARRLALLQKEGLLP
- a CDS encoding DUF4115 domain-containing protein codes for the protein MEQAPTPNSRPEEPGPSEAESIETLERELDLARTELAEYQALIDELPAIYEAKFRHQVQGLAQDIKRLLDERRALQSQLDGALPSAPPDRPALPPVVLEPVEGGLPPAEEPRSRRPASLRLRRWQRGMGRSWHRVRDGALQRSRALRSSVSPRLRLPLVAVVSAFGVAALVIGVEGLRRQGAAPTTGTAPRTVTPATQQPAPPRRQDQDLTLRSRGTAWLEVQTLEGEVVYFDTLKKGEQQRIPLQEGLKVRAGRPDLLDVAIDDGPYEVLNPIHVLGWRTFMPELEPGVPPSPAPSSPMLPSPGTPTPGTPPQP
- a CDS encoding type II secretion system protein GspD, coding for MPGVTLSRPVVSADGQNLIIAFPSPVPQASLQVNRVNLTQPGAVPLPSYAPPLQPRAVAPPLGDMAVGTMTLRNPGYVNVSGPSVTMTLKNAPARDALMALAQLGGYGFAYVDEPLAGAAQNAAATNPGTRPLSISFRGESYSRALNTTLLAAGLQGKLEGNMIFAGPNALSKSFGAQVSKVYRLNQVGPNAAADYLANLGASVTKTNTITTSVTQGVSQGEAISSAPNAQTTQASSVTTVEAYGASTGPLIGLRATTDTRLGTITMVGDPAIVTIAEQYLRQLDLRQRQVALNVKLLDVSLENDAAIDNSFAFRFGNNFIVNDNGALLGAFGRNLPPQADAFRRNQPDSIEFSDGQFTTENGPPNQRLTAGGNNSGFARSLSITATRNRSLNRNILSRIENETGSTLERITDPTTGAESFVLTPSQNNLNRVERTVQRILGRNGTVSRTRSSNNGGFSNRLDVASTPGNPGNNYAEDTFYDFVRAQITSGSTKLLASPTLILQENAAELRGAGITGSTDSPGGLDEYSPDSPIGRRRANEGVVRVGTNVVTNYQVTTPEGGGNIVCDPEVSTAGLVLGARIEKIDDNGFVTFALSPSVSAITGQEQAPEGCGSNLNILSVRRLDTGAVRVRDGQTLILTGVISDFDRSVVSKWPILGDIPLIGQFFRSTSNQKEKRELVIMVTPRIINDEQGGAFGYGYQPGTRQVRDFLGTSSF
- a CDS encoding quinone-dependent dihydroorotate dehydrogenase; translation: MGEGAQGGATVGQAGAAASTTGALYQRFVGPLLSQDAGADAEQLSRLTLAALAQASLRRRWPVVSGVLEGLGGELRRPDPRLEQSLFGCRFSNPVGLAAGFDKDGVAAAIWDRFGFGFAELGTITWHSQPGNPRPRLFRLAQERAALNRMGFNNQGAQAARRTLERQRLPPPGQRPAVLGINLGKSKVTALEQAPDDYAASLELLAPLADYAVINVSSPNTPGLRDLQDEVLLRRLVERLRRLPACPPLLVKIAPDLEDDAIDAIARMAYEEGLAGVIAVNTSLDRLGLEQRRLVQTGRTLAEEPGGLSGAPLRARALEVLRRLRATAGPALPLIGVGGIDSAEAAWERIAAGASLVQLYTGWIYAGPALVPAILEGLSRQLDRHRLAHIGQAVGTGLPWR